Sequence from the Magallana gigas chromosome 4, xbMagGiga1.1, whole genome shotgun sequence genome:
TGTAAAGACCCAGTGTTAGTCCTTTCTACATCTAGTCACACACTATATCAAATACCAGTAATTATTCATCATTTCAAAAACGTATTCATAAACAGGTAGGTAAAGATGGAAATTTTTATGAGTTGAAGTGTGTGCAACCTTTGTTATATGACTGTAAGAATCCGTATAGATCTGGCCTTCTGTGTCTCATTATGGGCATCTCATCCCGGATCTTTTTAATCATGTTTAAGTTGATCTCAGCAAAACAGACATCAACCCCATCACTGCATTGAGCAATCACAGCTCCCCACGGATCAATGACCTGggataaaagaaaaacataacTTATTCTGTTCATTTACACATTAGAAATAAGATTATAGGAAGGATTTATTTGCAATCCTGTAGGATCTACTATAAACATGGATATTTCCATTTGTTGTGGTTAACTGAAACCAAAGTGAAAAATCCCCCATTTTTCccatataaatttttatatatctaaAAGAGCTGGGCTGTAGGATCATAGCTTGCTGGCTGGGATGTTCTTGAATCTTGTTGTGGTCGACTCAAGCAATCATCATCttctacatgtatctttgaagttgatatttttcactagtgtcatgtaaaccaaattttaaaagttCCTTTGAAGGAGACATCATATTGCCAATGGGAGAATTAAAAGGAAGTTTCAATTATTCATTCTTGTTTCTGGCTTAATATACACCATTGAATTTGAGAGAATCAAACTGTTACCggtaatctttaaaattttagggccaaaatagattatattgtacattgtcctTTCAACGTTTACAATGACTTGAGTCACCATGGAATGTCCATAAGACACCCTCTTGCTGTTGTGTTTGCCAAACTGAGCTGCTGCCACCACATAACACTGTGTCTCTATTGCACGACTCCGGAGTAAAACCTACCAAAAcaacaattaaaatataaaagattaaCAGTCCCATGTGCAATTTCAAACTTCTTCAGGACTAATCATCCTCAATTTCTCATAATCTTTTCTACACTCACCTCCCAGTGGGCCATACCAGTGGTCACAGTGAAAGCTGAGGGAAAAGTTAGTATGTCTGCTCCCTGCTGGGCTAGAACCAATGACAACTCGGGAAATCTCAGGTCATAACACTGTATCTAAGTCAAGGATTTTACCAGCACATGAACCTGCTATCCTTTTAATCCAGagcaaatactgtggaatcaataGATTTTGTGGTAGCtcaattttcaaagaattcatAAGTACCTCTCCTCAAAGAATTAACATATCCTctatgaattaataaattagggttatAGAGTCATGTTTCCTTTTGTAGATGTAAGATAATACACAAAATTACATCCCAAAGAACCTGTAAAATTAAAGCAATCAATAAAAATTGGTCccaacaaattttaatgattccgaAGTATTATTAGACATTGTTGgggttatttttattaaatatgcaTGCAATCACAACCCTTAACCTTCTGACCCCATGAAGTGTATATCATTAACATAGGACATCAGAGATAACAGAGTTCACTGAGATGAGACATCATCTTTGTAAGACCACCTTTATAACATTAAATGAAAACCATAGCAAATGACCTATTTATTAAATATGCATGCAGTCACAACCCTTAACCTTCTGACCCCATGAAGTGTATATCATTAACATAAGACATCAGAGATAACAGAGTTCACCGAGATGAGACATCATCTTTGTAAGACCACCTTTTTAACATTATAGAAAATCATAGCAAATGacctatttaaacaataaaatgctttctttagtgATTCATACCAGAATACCCggtatgaaggtagcaacaTTGCAGAATTAAATCATTCAAAACTTGCATTGGCagctttcttaatttttttctgcaataattgctaccttcataacccacatcAATAaccaaagaaaactttttattgttgtcaatatttaaatctttctttaacaaataaatgaacTGTTGCAAAGAATAAGCAAAATTAacttaattattgttaatgtatcTCAGTACATTAGAAATAGAAAGAGCCATTTATTCTTATATGGTGGCATTTAAGTCATTTTAGacatttcatatacatgtagtttgatacATAAACTGAAATCCATATACATTGCAAGTTCATTTTTTTAGTAGTTGTCCTTTGAACCTTACATTTAAATTACAGACATTGTCCATCTTTGTTGTATATGGAGCAGAATAAAGTGGCAGTGTACAGATTAGCTCAAACCTCTGTggaagaaagagagaaaatgtTTCAATAGCAACAAAACAATAATAGTGAGGgtgcagcaaagatttttacaGTATCTGAAAATtgagaaatgataattttgacaTTTCTACTGTGTAAAGTTGAATAATATTTAAGGCAAATTTAACAAGGATTCATGTAGATCGCtggtttttgtaataaattaatgtATCACTTGATGGTCCTCTGGGAAAAAAATTTATTAGGCTTGCTATTGACTATTAACTgacaatgaaaatatatcagACTAATCAATCTCAGAGATGGCTTTGCTTCACTGTCTTTGAGATTGTTCAACCAATCTGTTTCCTTGGTCAGTCAGtaacaattttaataattatgtaataataTCTTTAAGGTCTATAGAGGCATGGGCTAATAGTAATATGAAATACTTTTCATAAAGATGTGGGTAACCCTTCAACTTTAAGTACCCTCAGATGTTGAAAAATAGCCATTTCAAAATTTCTATCTTGAAAACAGCTAGGCACTAAAATGTATGTAAATAGTACCATTCAATACGGTAGATGTCAATGAGCCAATGACTATGCAACTAAAGTTAAGTGTGATATATTTTCCTAGGATACAATTTCCATGCCAACATTTCCAGCTGGAGTTTTAACAGGAAAGGAAACTTTGTTCCCTGGGATTGTATAGTCACTTTCACATAGCCTGACCTGATCTTTTATGTCAAGGtcaaataaatgtgttttgCTGTATGTGTCTCTGATCTGTCCTTGATTGTCGATAATAACATGTGTGTTTAAGACTCTCTGTTTATCATCACTCTGAAATTAAGATATGAAAAGCAACACATGAACATCTATGttaattgaaaaacaattatatcTATTTATGTTCTGCAGTCACAACCCTTGAACAACGTTCTTGACCTTTTACCGGTATGCAATCCTCATCTTCACCTACATTAACAAATACAGTTATACTtcgatatctcaaacactgatatctcagaTACAATGAATACggtatgtcaaagtgatttgtaagtcccgaCCCCTTATCTCTTAAGTgatttacccttgatatctcaaatacttgGATATCTCCAGGTTTTTAAACTGTCCTGTCTAGTTaaagataacgaagtttgactgtacatAGTAAAAAATATCACCATTCATCCAGATCTGATGGAAACCCCCTAATGTACAAGAACCAGCACCATTAAACCTCTTATCTTGCACAGAAAGCCCACTTCTTATTGAAATATTGCGACATGTCAACAATTCTTCAACAGACATTGAAATCATAGTTCTAGTTTCTATTGAAATCCTCGAACACTTAAGGTCAACACAAACTTTTTATCTACAAGAATCTACCGGTACATGAATCTGTAGTCATAAAAATCATAACCTCAGTGTCCTGAGTACCGTATTACTTATATCCAATAAATACGGAAATCATatctaattttaaatgaaatcatCTTAGATAAATGTACTCTTGATTCTCCATCAGACAAGGGAATCATAAATCTATTTTGAACAGTTTGAAATCAGTTTGAAGGAAAGCAAAGACTTGTACCTTCTGATGGAATCCTCCCAGAGACAGCCAAATACCCTCCTTCCTAGCCAGATCTTGGTATCCAGAAATTGTCTCCCCTTCCAAACTTTCTGCTAACTCAACACTTTGAGATTTTGTTTCACCAATGTAGTCAATTGCTTCAGGAAGAAAAACCATCTGTTCAAAATTAATcgcagttttataaaaaatgtgttgaTATGCATATATATTCAATGaccaaatttgttttaaaacatttagcTGCAGGTCcatagctcccggtctgaacaAATTCAGATGGATGACCAGttgagagctacagttctgtaCATGTTAAAAAGTAGCAAATTACAGTGCACAAAAATTGGGCTAGTTTTGGGGTGATAAATCTTATTTccacgcaaattctgtgaaaaaatgagtaccattaaattcttcaggcatttactactgatatctcttgcctcagactttctcttaaaCAGGCTAACAAACCTCGGgaaataaaatcaatcataTTAAAAAGTTGTGTTATACATGTTCTCCCTTTAAAGTTAAAAACAGCAAATTGTCAGTTctatatttatttctgtttgtTGATTGGCTGGGAGAATAAACCTGTGGGCGTGCCATGTAGTTTTCTTGAGGGCTAGTTTTGTCGATTTACAAGCTCAGGACAATGTGGACATGATAagtctcatatatatatatatatacacacacacacacacagtatatacatacacacacacaactCAACAGGACTTCATACTGTTGGTTTATTACTTTTTAAGGAGGGcaatttgggttttttgtggaaaaattacaatagtaaaattctttatcttttaactatatttcaattacaccaactctagtttatttgcgaagtttcaagaaaatcgACAATTTGGTTCTTTTAAGGGATTATCTCAAATTAGAGGTACAtttataggaaactgtcattttccacACTTCaaagcagataaaaaaaatactacaatagctttttttctcaaattgttataaatgATTAGTAGTATAATTTcttatgtaatatgtaaaaaaaaaacttaattctaCTGTCTGGTTTTCAGTAGGGGCCAtcttaaaatgcaccaaattttgctatatgtTTGGAGCATTACGAATACTAGATATTAGTAAAAtggattcattaaaaaaataaggaaaatgtccTCAAGGATAGCATTATTCTGTGTGCACtactacaaagcttcattttgtCACGTCATAAAAGCACAACGGCAATGCTCCCCTACTCTACAATggaaaaagttgtttaaaaataaaaatctactttaaaaatctaaatatttttatctgaattttgtctattctgttcaattttataaatatcgaaaaaaattcataagaagtgTAAATACAGTGCAttatactatatactatatatgcaaaaacatgcgcaataaAAACTTAAGTCAGCCTCCTTAATTCACAGTTAAACTCTAATTAATAGCATAATATTTTTGCTTGTCTATAGTTTTTACATAAACCCTATTCAGTGAGAATGCACAGTGTGAAAGCAGAATAATAATGAGATTATTATTTGGTggtatttatcaaaaatagtaTTCTATATGCATATATTGATGTTTGACAGGATCCTGGCTTGAAATATGAACAGCATTTGTCATAATTATTTGAAGTAGAAATTACATGGATGAAGTAATTTTCTATGTAAACTAactcatataattatgaacatcaTGTAATTGATGTGTATAAATTgtctatatcatttttatattatacaagCTGGTACACACGATAAGGCTTGCCTTACAAGTCTTAAAACTTAAGTTCTTGCCTTGCCATGTGTACACCTTTAATACACGTTTTTGCTAGCCTTACAAGTCAAACTTACGAATAGAGCACTGCTCTATTTCCTAATACAAGACTTAGCTGACCTTTGTATCATAGCCAATGAAAATACCCTAATGTCAATCTATATCAAACCGTACATGTGGGTAGATTTGAGTGACCACATGCTATGTGAGCAGTTAAAAGACTTAATAACTTTGCAAAGCACTGCTGATCCATCCTAACAAAATTTCTAAAGGTGCTAGGGTCTTCTAGGCACAATTCATGCAGCACCGTATTGTGCGCACCGTGCACAGCTCTCCTTTGAACCCAAAGACTTGTCCATACGTGTCTGTGTACCCTTTTCCTCcttttaattagtttaattacctggccaataaaataaatattgctacaGTTATGATATCGTCCTCCAGTTTTGCAAtgtttagaagaaaaaaaacatgtggGGATTATGGAAATGATGTTATGAATCATGTAAGATTTGCCTTATCGTGTGGACACTACAGATGTAAGGCTCGCAAAATGTAAGTTTTAGACTTAAAAGGCAGGCCTTATCATGTGTACTAGCCCTAAGGcatattttcattgtatatttcaGGGTTTTCGTTTTGATACAGTTTATAAATCATTACTATTATTCGAACCACCAGTATTGTTATTTTTGGTACAACGCCCAATAGTAAAGCTACTTCAACTGTTCCCTCAACCAGTCTAGACGGACTCCCAAAACAGAGTCAATGAAAGTGAATTTCTGCAAGTATTTTGGACTCCATTTTGGGAGCATACTCATGTGcacttgtacaaaaaatggcATTTTTTCGCTAAAAACATGGGGTCCACAAGAAATCATCTTGCAAATGCTGCATGTGTTGGCAAACttctaacatgttttaaaagaccCAGGACATAATTTACTATCGAtcatatttgcacaaaattggGGTTTATTTGCACTTATTTGCAGTTGTTGATCTCCGAAGTTGGATGTTTGGACAACTTAAATTCACATAACACACAAATTGATAAGTGCAAAAATGAAAAGAGCTTGGATTACTAACAAAAACTTGCTGCTCTAGCGATGATTAAAAACGTCTTATTTGTATTGAACAAATAGGATTGATTGtttaaaaacttataaaattattcatcaaaacaattatattcGCTCGCGGCATTTCCAATGTTAAGAAACCATGTTAATTATTCAAGATAATTGAATACTTCAGCCTGAAAATGATGTAAATGAGACTATACTTTAACAAACAATGATAAATAATCATATCCaagcatttaatttatttctaaaaagttATAGTTATGCGTGATTAAAATTATgggtgaatttttcatttttaaaattaatctaaCATTATACAAGTAAACAGTTATGAACATGTGACATAAATATGACACATAAACGttcagaaatgtttttgaaagtttaaagttACTTTTTGTCATGTTTTTGGCCAATTTTAGAGATTTATTTAGAACTAAGGGGCATAACTCATGCGTTGTTTACATTTGAAACGCCATTTTACCTCAATGCATTATGGAGCCAAAGACTCTGTTTTGGGAGGGGAACGGGACGTTTCGCCCCTATTGACGTTTCGCGCTGAGACGTTTCGCTCCTAAAGACCTTTCGCGCTGAGACGTTTCGCacctatattatatatatataattatatatatatataattaaaattgactttATTGAAAACATATCTACAAATGATCATGTTTAATGTGGTACATTCactgataattttaataatgtaaaaagCGATTATTCTATCCACGttcaaatataattatgtttgtttaGCAATCATTATTAAGTGTCTGAATCGGTTTTCTAAttaagatattataactaatttGGAGGCTCTCCATGTCAAGCTAAAGAGGAgaaattaaacttttatgataaataagatttgaataaatcattaatttttgtcagtagaatgatttctcttctaaggaatatataacagataaatttttgtacagggcgacaataattcaattttgctcggCATTTCCACAAAagtatggctaacagaaatttataatccgatgttaatatatatatatataattataatcataTATTAGAATAATTTGATTAGCCAAAGGTGTTAAAACTTATTTAGAGGCTCTCAATGGTAGGTTAATATCAATTTACTGTTACCACATAATTAAAAGCCGCAGAACATCTAAATCAAGCAATCATAATTATGTGTCTCATCAAATTTCTAATTACCCTAAGGTGTTATAACTCATTATTTGGAGGCTCTCCATGCTGATATCAATTTACTGTTACCACATAATTAATAGGCGCGAAACATCTCGGGGCGAAACGTCTCAGCGCGAAAGGTCTTTAGGGGCGAACCGTCCCGCACTCTTTTGGGAGTCCCGTCTAGACCATGTAGACTGGTTACCAAATACTCGCGGTTGACCCACTGTTTCCTAATTGTTCAAGATGGAAAGAAAAACGTTTTAAGAGCTGTACTTTGCATAAACTGTCACTGTACTATTTACCTTTGCACCTCTGAAAACTGCCTTTTCAACGAGTGATTTAGCCTTTTGAAAATTCTGCTTCTTGTCCGCTGTGCATGAGAGTTGACAAACGCCTATCAGAGGGTTCCCTGCTGTATCTGGTTTACATGGCTCTGTCGACATTGTGCACAGCAGCGAGGACGgtctatttttgaaaatattttgtcgaagaaaatattttaaaagcctggataacatttatttacttGTAAACATATGTAATATCAGATAATTCATAAATGAACGATCAGTTCAG
This genomic interval carries:
- the LOC105348817 gene encoding deaminated glutathione amidase isoform X2; the encoded protein is MLSRLLKYFLRQNIFKNRPSSLLCTMSTEPCKPDTAGNPLIGVCQLSCTADKKQNFQKAKSLVEKAVFRGAKMVFLPEAIDYIGETKSQSVELAESLEGETISGYQDLARKEGIWLSLGGFHQKSDDKQRVLNTHVIIDNQGQIRDTYSKTHLFDLDIKDQVRLCESDYTIPGNKVSFPVKTPAGNVGMEICYDLRFPELSLVLAQQGADILTFPSAFTVTTGMAHWEVLLRSRAIETQCYVVAAAQFGKHNSKRVSYGHSMVIDPWGAVIAQCSDGVDVCFAEINLNMIKKIRDEMPIMRHRRPDLYGFLQSYNKGNIDDTFHYQFGQHSIGCGQVFYKTALSFAFVNIKPVLPGHVLVSSLRPAKRFSDLTSAEVADLSLCVQRVCRAVEAHFKGTSLTIAVQDGPDSGQTVELATHDQDIQAINRRSEEEMNREAAELRHYFL
- the LOC105348817 gene encoding nitrilase and fragile histidine triad fusion protein NitFhit isoform X1 — protein: MLSRLLKYFLRQNIFKNRPSSLLCTMSTEPCKPDTAGNPLIGVCQLSCTADKKQNFQKAKSLVEKAVFRGAKMVFLPEAIDYIGETKSQSVELAESLEGETISGYQDLARKEGIWLSLGGFHQKSDDKQRVLNTHVIIDNQGQIRDTYSKTHLFDLDIKDQVRLCESDYTIPGNKVSFPVKTPAGNVGMEICYDLRFPELSLVLAQQGADILTFPSAFTVTTGMAHWEVLLRSRAIETQCYVVAAAQFGKHNSKRVSYGHSMVIDPWGAVIAQCSDGVDVCFAEINLNMIKKIRDEMPIMRHRRPDLYGFLQSYNKGNIDDTFHYQFGQHSIGCGQVFYKTALSFAFVNIKPVLPGHVLVSSLRPAKRFSDLTSAEVADLSLCVQRVCRAVEAHFKGTSLTIAVQDGPDSGQTVEHVHFHILPRKPADIPNNDDVYRELATHDQDIQAINRRSEEEMNREAAELRHYFL